One Stigmatella aurantiaca genomic region harbors:
- a CDS encoding DMT family transporter, which produces MSALRRGADAFLFQVMLGLCTFWGVQQVAIKAAAPDIVPMMQAMARSGIAALLVGLVMSWRGDWRRAAGTVPAGLLTGGLFALEFLCIALGLQYTLASHISVFLYTSPIFSALGLHLLLPSERLRRLQWMGIALCFGGITLAFSGGVSLAQMDARMLLGDALGILGGAAWGATTVTIRASRLSEAPPTLTLFYQLAIAFVGLLGLAAVSGQIHQVTLTPLGVGSVLFQGVLVSFASYLIWFWLMRRYLASHLAVFSFMTPLFGVTFGVVLLDEPLSLNFVAGAVLVLLGIFLVNSEPWIRRLLGRAEQGSEP; this is translated from the coding sequence ATGAGCGCTCTCCGGCGGGGGGCCGATGCCTTCCTGTTCCAGGTGATGCTCGGCCTGTGCACCTTCTGGGGCGTGCAGCAGGTGGCCATCAAGGCCGCGGCACCCGACATCGTGCCGATGATGCAGGCCATGGCCCGCTCCGGCATCGCCGCCTTGCTGGTGGGGCTCGTGATGAGCTGGCGCGGGGACTGGAGGCGCGCCGCGGGCACGGTGCCCGCGGGACTGCTGACCGGCGGGTTGTTCGCCCTCGAGTTCCTCTGCATCGCGCTGGGCCTGCAGTACACCCTGGCGTCGCACATCTCGGTGTTCCTCTACACCTCGCCCATCTTCTCCGCGCTCGGTCTGCACCTGCTCTTGCCCAGCGAGCGCCTGCGGCGGCTGCAATGGATGGGCATCGCCCTGTGCTTTGGCGGCATCACGTTGGCCTTTAGCGGCGGGGTGTCGCTGGCCCAGATGGATGCGCGCATGCTCCTCGGGGATGCGCTGGGCATTCTGGGGGGCGCGGCCTGGGGCGCCACCACCGTGACCATCCGGGCCTCCCGGTTGTCCGAGGCTCCGCCCACCCTGACGCTGTTCTACCAGTTGGCCATCGCCTTCGTGGGGCTGCTGGGCCTCGCCGCCGTGAGCGGGCAGATCCACCAGGTGACGCTCACCCCCCTGGGCGTGGGCAGCGTGTTGTTCCAAGGCGTGCTGGTGTCGTTCGCCAGCTACCTCATCTGGTTCTGGCTGATGCGCCGCTACCTGGCGTCGCACCTGGCGGTGTTCTCCTTCATGACGCCCCTGTTTGGCGTCACCTTCGGCGTGGTGTTGCTGGATGAGCCGCTCAGCCTGAACTTCGTCGCCGGGGCCGTGCTGGTGTTGCTGGGCATCTTCCTGGTCAATTCCGAGCCGTGGATCCGTCGGCTGCTCGGGAGGGCCGAGCAAGGAAGCGAGCCGTGA
- a CDS encoding methyltransferase FkbM yields MRRPLTRLSSDAPRLHRFVHELASWGLNHSQAYWKLAQALTPAPGAAGLLIHERLPLRLNLETQAERRMYQGVEQNGLLLASRLLTPGGHGIDLGAHIGLYTVLMAARVGAQGRVTAFEPSAPDRERLLAHTRELPQVTVVHHLEALLEAQGSAPIELLRVEGAEWAPQVFENAPELFGSHRIQALLTEVGPGAVPAGLLVPRFPLKEYAHFQVSERPSRTHVRLRPALAPVDLQRMPPGRFNLLAIRRACIGRIVDLLAR; encoded by the coding sequence ATGCGCCGCCCCCTGACCCGGCTGTCCTCCGATGCCCCCCGGCTCCACCGTTTCGTTCATGAGCTGGCGAGCTGGGGCCTCAATCACTCCCAGGCTTACTGGAAGCTCGCCCAGGCGTTGACCCCAGCGCCTGGCGCCGCCGGACTGCTCATCCACGAGCGGCTCCCCCTGCGCTTGAACCTGGAGACCCAGGCCGAGCGGCGCATGTACCAGGGCGTGGAGCAGAATGGGCTGCTCCTCGCCTCCCGGTTGCTGACGCCCGGAGGGCACGGCATCGACCTGGGCGCGCACATCGGCCTGTACACCGTGCTGATGGCGGCACGCGTGGGCGCGCAGGGCCGGGTCACCGCCTTCGAGCCCTCCGCCCCTGACCGCGAGCGGCTCCTGGCGCATACGCGCGAGCTGCCCCAGGTGACGGTCGTCCACCACCTGGAGGCCCTGCTCGAAGCGCAGGGCTCGGCGCCCATCGAGCTGCTCAGGGTAGAGGGAGCGGAATGGGCACCTCAGGTGTTCGAGAATGCGCCGGAGCTGTTCGGCTCGCACCGCATCCAGGCCCTGCTCACCGAGGTGGGCCCCGGCGCCGTCCCGGCCGGCCTCCTGGTGCCGCGCTTCCCCTTGAAAGAGTACGCCCACTTCCAGGTGAGCGAACGGCCCTCCCGGACCCACGTGCGGCTGCGGCCCGCCCTGGCCCCCGTGGACCTTCAGCGAATGCCCCCCGGGAGGTTCAACCTGCTGGCGATCCGCCGGGCCTGCATTGGACGGATCGTGGACCTCCTGGCCCGCTGA
- a CDS encoding ATPase has protein sequence MRKKRLGDLLQAVGLVDELQLRAALGFHHKWGTPLGQVVVDLGFCTAQQVLEVLADQAQLPAVDLEAEPLDSQLIEVLPVWAAENYRVIPLRQEGPRDSVLVVATAAPGHPDTLDEVARLTGKTRVVSLLATDAAIAQAIERLYYPHLDGAHRPVEPIPLPEADEALPLVTERAECLMLDGLLRRRDSAYTFKNGLPVMKPLTEELPVAARITEREVPVVTRVLTPAKPAEPEVWVYGWGRQATQGLMELLEHAGVRAQVARTEDVRKASAHTVVLAPVQSVESVKRRGVQARLLLAGRSREVDRAWALGAQEYLSGPLRADCLIDAVHEQLRAGRESLRQVG, from the coding sequence ATGCGGAAGAAACGGCTGGGAGATCTGCTTCAGGCGGTGGGGCTCGTGGACGAGCTGCAGCTTCGCGCGGCCCTGGGGTTCCACCACAAGTGGGGCACGCCGCTGGGCCAGGTGGTGGTGGACCTGGGGTTCTGCACCGCGCAGCAGGTGCTCGAGGTGCTGGCCGATCAGGCGCAGCTTCCCGCCGTGGACCTGGAGGCCGAGCCGCTGGATTCCCAGCTCATCGAGGTGCTGCCAGTGTGGGCCGCCGAAAACTACCGCGTCATCCCCCTGCGCCAGGAAGGGCCGCGGGACTCGGTGCTGGTGGTGGCCACCGCGGCGCCCGGCCACCCGGACACCCTGGACGAGGTGGCCCGGCTCACGGGCAAGACGCGCGTGGTGTCGCTGCTGGCGACCGATGCGGCCATCGCCCAGGCCATCGAGCGGCTCTATTACCCGCACCTGGACGGCGCGCATCGCCCGGTGGAGCCCATTCCGCTTCCCGAGGCCGACGAGGCGCTGCCGCTGGTGACCGAGCGCGCGGAGTGCCTGATGCTCGATGGGCTCCTGCGGCGCCGGGACTCGGCGTACACCTTCAAGAACGGGCTGCCCGTGATGAAGCCCCTGACGGAGGAGCTGCCCGTGGCCGCCCGCATCACCGAGCGCGAGGTGCCGGTGGTGACGCGGGTCCTCACGCCCGCGAAGCCGGCCGAGCCCGAGGTGTGGGTGTATGGCTGGGGCCGCCAGGCCACGCAGGGGCTGATGGAGCTGCTGGAGCACGCGGGCGTGCGCGCCCAGGTGGCGCGGACCGAGGATGTGCGCAAGGCGAGCGCGCACACGGTGGTGCTGGCGCCGGTGCAGTCCGTGGAGAGCGTGAAGCGGCGCGGTGTCCAGGCCCGGCTGCTGCTGGCGGGCCGCTCGCGCGAAGTGGACCGGGCGTGGGCCCTGGGGGCCCAGGAGTACCTGTCCGGCCCCCTGCGCGCCGACTGCTTGATTGACGCGGTCCACGAGCAGCTTCGCGCCGGCCGCGAGTCCCTGCGCCAGGTGGGCTGA
- a CDS encoding DUF2231 domain-containing protein, with translation MKMLLHELHPSVVHAPLALLPTAAVADLIAVTSGDRAWAKVGRRLWIAGSLSGLFAGLAGLAASQEVKLDEPRARDMVFLHGLGNGFIMAGAVGVTLWRLRRPPSPGQVVLGLLANTAALYTATLGGKMVYELGVGINPMPVDAVSGTSKGPALLSKEAPRALVSDALQGVRWLFGRAKRLFAGTQPLEPGAQGFGPGYEGPSVGLEALSPKAPVPGPEVPRA, from the coding sequence ATGAAGATGCTCCTTCACGAACTGCATCCTTCCGTGGTCCACGCCCCCCTGGCCCTGTTGCCCACGGCGGCGGTGGCGGACCTGATCGCGGTCACGAGCGGGGACCGGGCCTGGGCCAAGGTGGGCCGCCGGTTGTGGATAGCCGGCTCCCTGAGTGGCCTCTTCGCGGGGCTGGCGGGGCTGGCTGCCTCCCAGGAGGTCAAGCTCGATGAGCCCCGGGCGCGCGACATGGTGTTCCTCCATGGGCTGGGCAATGGCTTCATCATGGCGGGAGCCGTGGGCGTGACGCTGTGGCGGTTGCGCCGCCCGCCGTCGCCTGGCCAGGTTGTGCTGGGACTGCTCGCCAACACGGCGGCGCTGTACACCGCCACGCTCGGCGGGAAGATGGTCTACGAGCTGGGCGTGGGCATCAACCCGATGCCCGTGGACGCGGTGTCGGGGACATCGAAGGGGCCTGCGCTTCTGTCCAAGGAAGCGCCCCGGGCGCTCGTGAGCGACGCGCTCCAGGGTGTGCGCTGGCTGTTCGGCAGGGCGAAGCGTCTCTTCGCGGGGACACAGCCGTTGGAGCCTGGCGCCCAGGGCTTTGGCCCAGGGTACGAGGGTCCCTCGGTCGGCCTCGAGGCCTTGTCGCCGAAGGCCCCTGTCCCGGGGCCCGAGGTGCCCCGGGCCTGA